A stretch of Brassica napus cultivar Da-Ae chromosome C6, Da-Ae, whole genome shotgun sequence DNA encodes these proteins:
- the LOC111198277 gene encoding MLP-like protein 31 translates to MATKMAGAAHNMRKTEVSSLVGKLEVDVDIKASAGKFHHMFAGRPHHVSKASPGNIRSCDLHEGEWGKVGSIIFWNYVHDGEAKVAKERIEAVEPEKNLITFRVIEGDLLKEYKSFVITIQATPKQGGPGSTVHWHVEYEKIDERVAHPETFIEFCVQVSKEIDEHLLNED, encoded by the exons ATGGCGACAAAAATGGCCGGGGCTGCACATAATATGAGGAAGACAGAAGTGTCAAGTTTGGTTGGGAAGCTTGAGGTTGATGTTGACATCAAGGCCTCTGCTGGGAAGTTCCATCACATGTTTGCTGGTAGACCACACCATGTCTCCAAAGCATCTCCAGGCAATATTCGGAGTTGTGATCTGCACGAAGGCGAATGGGGAAAAGTTGGTTCTATCATCTTTTGGAATTATGTTCATG ATGGGGAGGCAAAGGTAGCGAAAGAAAGGATTGAGGCAGTGGAGCCGGAGAAAAATTTGATCACTTTTAGGGTGATAGAGGGAGATTTATTAAAAGAGTATAAGAGCTTTGTCATCACCATCCAGGCGACTCCTAAACAGGGAGGACCTGGGAGTACAGTGCACTGGCACGTTGAGTATGAGAAAATTGACGAGAGAGTGGCTCACCCTGAGACTTTCATTGAGTTCTGTGTTCAAGTTTCCAAAGAGATAGATGAACATCTCCTGAATGAGGACTAG
- the LOC125589094 gene encoding uncharacterized protein LOC125589094 encodes MANIEKLQFPALKVTGENYVRWVTNVKPYLVIKKITEAIEVGNKSPPEHIAEAIIFLKKHLDENLTHDYGDVEDPAVLWQALKDRFDNQKEINLPHALEEWKTLRFQDFQRVRDYNSTILRIVAQLKYCGNPVTEAEMLDKTYNTFHKEHNVLSRIYRKCGYTKFSELMVTLMLAEKNDELLIKNHNSRPTGAKAFPEVNATAVEYSGRRNQTNRGRGRRFNNKRGKPYYPKSIRSNKWVRSEQPPKGKETEEDTTKKSETVCYRCGCKGHWSRTCRTPPHLCKLYQESIKGKAKEVNLTENVEGTSYLESSDFANELD; translated from the coding sequence atggcaaacatcgagaaactccagttcccggctctgaaagtaaccggcgaaaattatgtcagatgggtcacaaatgtgaaaccttatcttgtaataaaaaagataaccgaagcgatagaagtcggtaacaaatcgccacccgagcatatagccgaagcgattatcttcctgaagaagcatttagatgagaatctaactcacgactatggagacgttgaggacccagccgtactatggcaagccttgaaagataggttcgataatcaaaaggaaatcaatctccctcacgctcttgaagagtggaaaaccctgaggtttcaggatttccaaagggttagagattacaattccactatcttgaggatagttgcacaattaaaatattgtggtaaccctgtcaccgaagcagaaatgcttgacaagacatataatactttccacaaagaacacaacgtcttatcccgaatttacagaaaatgtgggtacaccaaattttctgaattgatggtaacactcatgttggctgaaaagaacgatgagttactaatcaaaaaccataattcccgacctacgggagccaaggcatttcccgaagtgaatgctacggcggtagaatattcgggaaggagaaaccagaccaaccgaggtcgtggtcggcgtttcaacaacaaacgtggaaagccttactatcctaaaagtattagatctaacaaatgggttagatctgaacaacctcctaaaggcaaagaaaccgaagaggataccacaaagaaaagtgagactgtatgttacagatgtggatgtaagggacattggtcccgtacctgtcgtactcccccacatttgtgcaagttatatcaagagtccataaaaggaaaggctaaagaggtgaacctcacagaaaatgttgaagggacttcataccttgaatcctccgacttcgctaatgagctggactag